The DNA region AATTTTTTACGCTATGAAAAAAATAAAATTTATGCATGGAGTATGGCATCTATTTGTATTAGCAGGAAGTATCTTTAATTATTTATCTGTTTACTTTATTCTATAGTCATTATAATTTAAAAATAAAAAGGAAGAAAAGTTCATTTTTTAATAAGACTTTCTTCCTTTTGTCATATAATTCTTTATCTTATCTTTTAACTAAATCACTAGCTATTTATTAATTGAACTATCTCTTCTATATTGTTACTCGTTTCTATCTTTTCTCTAAACTTTTCATTTAATATTTTCTTAGATAATTCAACTAAAGTATCATTATGTAAAACTTGTCCATCTTTTTCTGAAACTGCTAACATAAATATTACTTTTACTTTTTCATTTTCTTGAAGATTCCATAAAACTGGATTTTTTACTCTCATAAAAGCTACTACCGATTCTTTTACACATGCTCCTTTTCCATGAGGTAACCCTATACCATAACCAACAGTTGTAGCTGCTATCTCTTCTCTCTTATAAACAGAGTTTAGGTATTCCTCATAGTCATTTAAATATCCAGCTTCTAATAATTTAGTAGCTAATAACTTTATTACCTCATCTTTAGATAAATTCTCCTCATTACTTAAAACTACCAATTTTTCCACTATTTTCATATTTGTCCCCCCTGTAAAGTTAGTGTTTCTAGTTAATATAATTATACTTTTTTATATTAATTTATTCAAGAGGTGGTATTAAATAAAGAAATCAAATTATAATTTCCTTAGGCATAAAAAAAGAGGAGTATTTCTACTCCTCATATCTAACTAATTATTAAACTAGCTCGATTATAGCCATTTCAGCTGAGTCACCTTTTCTAACAGTAGTTTTGATGATTCTTGTATATCCACCATTTCTTTCTGCATATTTAGGTGCTATTTCGTTGAATAACTTAGCTACTACTTCTTCGTTTCTTAAGAAAGCAAATGCATTTCTTCTAGAAGCTAGAGTATTTTTCTTTCCTAAAGTTATCATTCTCTCAGCAAATTTTCTTAATTCTTTTGCTCTAGTTACAGTAGTTTCTATTTTCTCTGCACTTAGTAAAGATATAGTTAAGTTTTTTAGCATAGCTTTTCTATGGTCAGCTCTTCTACCTAACTTTCTATATGATTTATTGTGATTCATTTAGTTAGCTATCCTCCTTATTAATCTTCTTACTCAGGAGATCCATTTTGAGTTAGATCATATCCTAATTCTTTCATTTTTTCTAGGATCTCATCTAAAGACTTTCTTCCTAGATTTTTAATTTTTAGAAGCTCATTTAACGATAGTTTCGCTAATTGACTTACTTCTTCTATTCCAGCTTTCTTTAAGCAGTTAAATGATCTAACTGTTAAATCTAGCTCTTCTATTTTAGTATTTAGAATATTATCATCTTTAGAGTGAGTAGTTGAATCTTCTTCTTCATCTTCCACTTCTGCTCTTAGGTTTTCCATTTTATTACCTAATTCTAATAATGGATCGAAGTGTAATTTTAATAACTCAACTGCATAAGATAATGCATCTCTTATTTCTATGCTTCCATCTGTTTCGATTTCTAAAGTTAGTTTGTCGAAATCAGTCATTCTACCAACCATAGTATCTTGGATAGTATATGATACCTTTTTAATTGGTGTATATATAGCATCAACAGCTATATAATCTACTGGCCAATCTTTTCTTTCGATATCTTCTGATACAACAAATCCCTCTCCAGTATCTACAAGAAATTCCATGTCAAGTTCTCTATCTGTAGTTATTGTACAAATAACTTGTTCAGGATTTACTATTTCTATTCCTACATCAGGTATTATATCAGCTGCAGTTACTGTTTTTGGTCCCTTAACAGAAAGAGTCATTTTTCTTTCACCGCTAGTTTCAGCTTTAACAACTATTTCTTTTACGTTTAAGATTATTTCAGTTACAGCTTCTTTTATTCCTTCCATAACAGAGAATTCACTTAATACACCGTTAATTCTCACACCTTTAATAGCAGCTCCTGGGATAGACGAAAGTAAAACTCTTCTCAAAGCATTACCAACAGTATGCCCATAACCTCTATATAAAGGCTCAACTATGTATTGACCTTTAAATTCATTCTCTTTTACTTCAGTTATATTGATACCCCTTGCATGTTTCTCAATCTTTAACATTTAATCAACTCCTATTAAAAGGGCTTATTATCTAGAGTAGAACTCAACTATTAATGACTCGTTTAAATCGAAATCTAGATCATCTTTAGTTGGGTTTTGTAAAACTTTACCAGAGAAAGCTGCTCTATCTAGCTCTAACCATGCTGGTACAGTTGCATCTTCTACAGATGTTTTGATTATATCTAAGTTTTTAGAATTTTCTATTATAGAGATAACGTCTCCTACTTTTACTCTGTAAGAAGCGATGTTAACTCTTCTTCCGTTTACAGCTACGTGTCCGTGAGAAACGATTTGTCTAGCTTGTCTTCTAGTTTTAGCAAATCCTAATCTGTAAACTACGTTCTCTAATCTTCTTTCTAAGTATTCGATTAAAGTTAAACCAGTTACACCAAGTTTTCTTGCTGCTTCCTCGTATATCTTTCTGAATTGTTTTTCCATTACGTTATATATAAATTTTGCTTTTTGTTTTTCTCTTAATTGAACTGCATACTCTGTAGGCTTTTTGTTTGCATTTGGTCTAGGTCCTCTTTTAGAAGATTTGTTAACTCCTAAAACTACTGGATCAATTCCTAGCGCTCTACATTTCTTCAATACAGGCTGTCTATTTCTTGCCATTTTCTAAATATTCCTCCTTTGTATTCATTTTGCCGCAATAATTTTCAAAATAAATAAGTGAGATTACACTCTTCTTCTTTTTGGTGGTCTACATCCATTGTGTGGGATAGGAGTAACGTCAGTTATTTTAGTTACTTCTAATCCAGCTGCTTGTAATGATCTGATACAAGCTTCTCTTCCTGATCCTGGACCTTTCACTCTTACTTCTACTTTTTTCATTCCATTTTCCATAGCTATGTTTGCTGCTTGTTCAGCTGCGATTTGAGCTGCAAATGGAGTTCCTTTCTTAGTACCTTTGAAACCAGATGTTCCTCCTGATTTCCAACTTACAACTTTACCTTCTGCATCAGTAATAGCAACTATTGTGTTATTAAAAGTTGAATGTATATGGGCAACTCCGTTAGGAATATTTTTAACTTTCTTTTTAATCTTAGCTACCTTCTTTTTAGCCAACTTAAGCTACCTCCCTTGCTAAATTATAAAATTCTATAATTCCTCTAAAATACTCGATTACTTTTTAATAGGTTTTTTAGGACCTTTAACTGTTCTTGCGTTAGTTTTTGAACTTTGTCCTCTTACAGGTAGATTCATTTTATGTCTTAATCCTCTGTAACATTTGATATCCATAAGTCTTTTTATAGAAAGTCTTACTTCTTTTCTTAGGTCTCCCTCTACTTTAATAGTTTCTACAATAGCTCTGATTTTGTTTACTTCTTCTTCAGTTAAGTCCTTAACTCTTGTATCAAAGTTAATTCCAGCTTCTGTTAAAACTTTTTGTGAAGTTGGTTTTCCGATTCCGTAAATGTAAGTTAAAGCTATCTCAACTCTTTTATTTCTTGGGATATCTACTCCTGCTATTCTAGCCAAAATTGTTTCCTCCTCTATCGAAAATTTTATATATTTTGCTAGTAATATAAACTAGCTCAATACTTTCGTCGATATGTTCCGTTTCCTAAATTCGGAGATGGCTCTACAGCCAACATATCTTTACAGTACTACATGTCTTAATTGTCGTACTTTTAACAAACTCTCTTTACAAAATTATCCTTGAACTTGTTTGTGTTTAGGGTTTTCACATATAACTCTTACTTTTCCATGTCTCTTGATAACTTTGCACTTGTCACAAATAGGTTTAACTGATACTCTTACTTTCATTCATCTGCCTCCTTTCGTGATATTAATTTTTCTTCCTGTATACGATTCTACCCCTTGACAAGTCATAAGGAGAGATTTGTACAGTTACTACATCTCCAGGTAAAATTTTGATATAATTCATTCTCATTTTACCAGAAATATGGCCTAAAATAGTATGCCCATTCTCTAATTCAACTTTAAACATCGCATTTGGAAGGGCTTCTAAAATAGTACCTTCTAATTCGATAACATCTTTTTTTGACATAATTCCTCCTATCGAACAGAACTTCAAATTATTATAGCATGTAAATTACAAAAAGTCTATAAAAATTATTGTTTTTCTTAAACTTTTTTGATAATTTTTACTAGTCTAATTCACTTAAAATTACTGCTTTCCCATCGATAATTGCAATAGAGTGTTCAAAGTGAGCTGATCTCTTCCCATCTTTTGTTACGACAGTCCATCCATCATCTTTCATATTAAGTTTATATGACCCAACATTAACCATTGGTTCTATTGCAAGTACCATTCCGTTCTCTATTTTAAAACCTCTACCTTTTTTACCAAAATTTGGTACCATAGGCTCTTCATGCATTGAAAGTCCAACTCCATGTCCAGCATAATCTCTTACTACACTAAATCCATTTTTTTCAACATATTGTTGAATTGCATGTCCTATATCACCTAATCTATTTCCAACTACTGCCATCTCAATTCCAATAGCTCTTGATTTTTCAGTAACTTCTAATAGTTTTTTTGACTCTTCATCTATATTTCCTACTGGAAATGTTATAGCTGAATCTCCGTAATATCCATTTAAAACTGTTACTGTATCTATACTTACTATATCTCCATCTTGAAGAACTCTACCATTTGGTACTCCATGAACTACCTCTTCATTTACAGATATACATGTAGCTGCTGGGAAAGCTCCATATGGCCCAGGTACTCCTATACATCCAGGAATAGCTCCTTGACTTCTTATATAGTCTTCAACTATTTTATCCAACTCATATGTTGTTACTCCTGGTTTTATATATTTAGGTAAAATATCGTTATATAGTCTAGCTATTATTTGATTAGACTTTTTTATCTCTTTTATTTGATCTAATGTTTTTATTAATGTCATCTAACAAAATTCCTTTCTAAGTTAAATTATCCTAGAATAGCAAAAATTTCTTGAGTTATAACATCTACCTCTTTAGTTCCATCTATCTCTACTAATAAATTTTTTGATTTATAGAAATCAAATAATGGAGCTGTTTGAGAATGATACTCTCCTAATCTCTTAGTTACTGTTTCTGCATTATCATCTTTTCTTGTAATTAGTTCTGTTCCACAGTAATCACATTTTCCTTCTACTTTTGGAGGGTTAAATTCCACATGGAAAGATGCTCCACAAGCTGGACATACTTTTCTTCCAGTAACTCTTCCAACTATTAATTCATCTGGTACATTTAACGATATAACTTTATCTAATGCTATTCCCATCTCTTTCATTAAAACTTCTAAAGCTTCAGCTTGTGCTAAAGTTCTAGGAAATCCATCTAATATAAATCCTTTTTTACAATCCTCTTGAGATAATCTATCTCTGATTATTCCTATGATTGTTGAATCTGGAACAAGCTTTCCTTCATCCATGAATTTTTTAGCTTCTAATCCCATAGGAGTTCCCTCTTTTATAGCCGCTCTTAAAATATCTCCAGTTGATATTTGAGGTATTCCATATTTCTCTATTAGAAACTTAGCTTGAGTTCCTTTTCCTGCACCCGGTGCACCAAATAACATGATATTCATTATGTTATCATCTCCTTAAAACGTTTTGTATTACTTATCTATTATACTACACTTTCAAAAAAATTGCACTCATTAATCTTATAAGCAGTAATAAATTTTAATTGAAAATAAAAAAAGAGCATCTCTGCTCTAAATTTACTTAACTATTATATTTTCAGCTTGCATTCCCTTAACACCTTTTGTTACTTGGAATTCAACCTCTTCATTCTCTTTAAGTGTTTTAAATCCTTTTTGGTTAATTTGAGAAAAATGTGCAAACACATCTTTTCCATCTTCTCCAGTTATAAATCCAAATCCTTTTTCTTCGTTAAACCATTTTACTGTACCTTTCATTCAAGTACCTCCATTATATTATGTTAGTGTAACTAACTAGTCGTACTATCTTTAAAGAAACAGCTTTTAAAAAAGATCTTTATTAATTTACTTACTTATGTTAACTTTTCACTACATAATTATTATATCATTAATTCACATTAAAGTAAAGCTTTTTATTTTTTATTTTTGAAAACAGTTTGAAGTTAACTAAATTATAAAAATAAAAACACAACTCTTTAGTTGTGTTTTTTATATAAAGCTCTATATAAATCCTTTATATTCTCTCATTACTAAATGAGCATTTATTTGTTGAACTGTATCAATAGCTACCCCTACAACAATTATTATTCCTGTTCCTCCAAAGAAAACTGGAAGTCCTAAAGAAGTAAAAATTGCATAAGGAAGAATTGATATAGCTGCTAAGAAGAAAGCTCCGCCCCAAGTAATTCTTGTAACGACTCCTTCTAAATACTCAACTGTTTCTGTTCCAGGTCTAATACCAGGAATAGTCCCTCCACCTTGCTTTAAGTTATCTGCTACCTTTTCAGGATCAAATACTATAGCAGTATAGAAGAAAGAGAAAAATATAATAACTGCAGCATATATTAACATATATACTGGATGACCTTGACTAAATACCATAGCTAATGTAGTTTTAATTGTATACTCAGATGGAATTGCATTGACAATAGCAGATGGGATCATCATAACTACAGATGCAAAGATCACTGGCATAACTCCAGCACTATTTAATTTTAAAGGAATATATGAGTTTTGACCCATTCCTCCTCTTCCATTAAATCCTTTTCCTACATAGTGAATAGGTATCTTTCTTTGTCCCAGTTGGAAAATAACTATTCCTGCTACTACTAATACTCCAGCTAGAGCTATTAATAATAATACTGGTATTAAGAATTTACTTCCTCTCATACTTTGAATTGTCTGAACAACATTCGATGGTCCTCCAGATATTACATTCAAAAATATTAAAAGAGAAACTCCATTCCCTATTCCTTTAACAGATATCTGCTCTCCAATCCACATTAAGAAAACTGTTCCAGCAGTCAATGTTACTATTGTTGTAAGGAAAAACATAGTTCCTGGAGTAGTTACAAGTCCTACAGATTGTAACCACATACATACTCCAAAAGCCTGTATTATTGCTATTCCAATTGTTAAATATCTAGTCCATTGAGTAATCTTGTTTCTACCAGATTCTCCCTCTTTTTGAATCTCTTCAATCTTAGGAATAATCACGGCTAATAAACTAAATACAATTGATGAGTTAATATAAGGAACTATCCCAAGAGCAAATATAGATACTCTTTTGAAAGCTCCTCCAGAAAACATATTTATATAACCCAATATATCACTTTGTGCTGTCATAGTTGCAAGTCTATCTACATCTACTCCTGGAGCAGGAATATAAGTCCCTACTCTGGCAACTAAAAACATTAACAAGGTGAAGACAATTCTCTCTCTTAACTCAGGAATTTTCATAATGCTACTCAATTTCATATTAAATTTTTCCATTAAAGTCAAAACTAACTTCACCTCGCTTCTAGTCTTAGCAAGTTAAAAATTACTTGTTGTTTTTAGCAACGTCAGCAAAAGTTTTAACTTCTATAATTTCTACAACTCCACCTTTAGCTTCTATAGCAGCTTTAGCAGATGCAGAAACTTTGTGAGCTTTTACAGTTAATTTTTTATCTAAAGTTCCATTTCCTAAAACTTTGATTCCGTCCATCATTTTTCTAACTAATCCAGTTTCGAATAAGATTTCAGGAGTAACTTCAGCTCCATCTTCAAATCTATTTAATAGATCTAATGTGATTATAGCATACTCTTTCTTGAATAATGCGTTAGAGAAACCTCTTTTTGGAACTCTTCTATAGATAGGCATTTGTCCACCTTCGAAGTAAGGTTTTACTCCTCCACCAGCTCTAGACTTTTGTCCGTTGCTTCCTTTTCCAGATGTTTTTCCTAATCCAGAAGATTCTCCTCTTCCAACTCTTTTTCTAGCTTTTCTTGGTACAGAAGGCATTAATTCGTTTAATTTCATATTAAGCTTGCACCTCCTCTACTTTAAGTAAGTAAGAAACTTGAGCTAGTTTTCCTTTTAACTCAGGAGTTTCTACGTGCTCCACAACATCATTCATCTTCTTAAGCCCTAGCGACTTTACAGTTGCTATGTGGTTAGGCTTTCTTCCGATTATGCTTTTTACAAGCTCTATTCTAAGCTTTACCATCTAAATTCCCTCCTAGCTTAAGATATCTTTAACTTCTTTACCTCTTAAAGCAGCGATTTGCTCAGCTGTTCTAAGTGATTTTAAAGCTTCTATTGTAGCTCTAGCAACGTTGTGTTTGTTTCTAGAACCTTTGATTTTTGTTAAAATGTCATGTACTCCAACAAGCTCTAATATTTCTCTTGTTGCAGAACCAGCGATAACTCCAGTTCCTTCGTAAGCTGGTGCCATCCATAAAGTTGTTGCTCCCCATTTTCCTTCAATTTCATGAGGAATAGTAGATCCTTTTAGAGAAACATCTACTAAATTTTTCTTTGCAGAAGAAAGTGCTTTTCTTATAGCATCAGGTACACCATTAGCTTTTCCTAATCCTAATCCAACTCTACCTTCTCCATCTCCAACAGCTGCTAAAACTGAGAAAGATATTGTTCTTCCTCCTTTTGTTGTCTTAGAAACTCTTGATATCTTTAATAATTTTTCTTGATATTGTTTTTCTTCTCTATTTGCTAACTTAGACAAGTGAAATCCTCCTCTCTAATAGAATTAGAAGCTTAATCCAGCTTCTCTAGCTGCCTCAGCAAGAGCTGCTACTCTTCCTGTGTATTTGTATCCTGATCTATCGAATACGATATTAGTTATTCCTTTAGCTGCTGCTCTTTCTGCTAATGCTTTACCAACAGTTTTAGCAGCCTCTACATTTCCACCATTTGCAATATTTGCTTTTAACGCTTTATCAATAGTTGATGCAGAAACTAGAGTTACTCCATTAACATCATCTATTAATTGAGCAAAGATATTGTTGTTTGATCTATATACAGAAAGTCTTGGTCTATCAGCTGTACCAGAAATTTTGTTTCTGATTGATAAATGCTTTCTTGTTCTTACAGCTTGTCTATCTACCTTCTTAAACAACTGTCTTACCTCCTTTTAGTTAAGCTACCTTACGATTTTTTACCTTCTTTTCTTCTAACAACTTCGTCAGAATACTTAACTCCTTTTCCTTTGTATGGCTCAGGAGCTCTTTTAGCTCTTATATCAGCAGCAACTTGTCCTACTACATCTTTCTCGATACCGTCGATGTGGATAGTTGTATTTTTTTCAACTGTGAATGTAATTCCAGCTACTTCATCGATTACAACTGGATGTGAGTATCCTAGTGCTAACTCTAATCCTTTTCCTTTTGCAGCTGCTCTGTATCCAACTCCAACTAGGTTAAGAGTTTTTCTGAATCCTTGAGAAACTCCTACTATCATGTTGTTGATTAGAGCTCTTGTAGTTCCGTGTATAGCTCTTACAGCTGGTAAATCGTTAGGTCTTTCGATAACGATTTCATTTTCTTCTTTTTTTATAGTTAATTCTGAATTAAATTCTCTTGTTAGAGTACCTTTTGGTCCTTTTACAGTAACTACGTTTCCGTTTATTGTTACTTCAACTCCAGAAGGCACTATTATAGGTTTTTTACCTACTCTTGACATTTACTAACACCTCCTAAGTTATTTATTACCAAACAAATGCAAGAATTTCTCCACCTACGTTTTCTCTTCTAGCTACTCTGTCAGTAACAATTCCCTTAGAAGTAGATACGATAGCAATTCCTAATCCTGATAATACTCTTGGCATATCCTCAACTGAAGAATATACTCTTCTTCCAGGTTTAGAGATTCTTTTTATTCCTTTGATAACTCTCTCTTTACCATCATATTTTAAGTAAACTCTTATATTTTTCTTGTTCCCATCAGTCACAACTTTATAGTTAGCTATATACCCTTCTTCTTTTAGGATTTCTGCTAATCTATCTTTTAAATTTGAATGAGGTACATCTACTTTCTCGTGCATTACTGCATTTGCATTTCTGATTCTTGTTAACATATCAGCAATTGGATCTGTTAAATACATCTACGAAAATCCTCCTTCCTATAATATTACCAAGATGATTTTTTAACTCCTGGTATTACTCCAGCTCCTGCAAGCTGTCTGAATTTTACTCTCGAAATTCCAAATTCTCTCATGAATCCTCTTGGTCTTCCGTCTAACTGACATCTATTTCTTTTTCTAACTACAGAAGAGTCTTTTGGAAGTTTGTTTAATTCGAACATTGCTTCCATATCTCCTTCAGCAACTCTCTTCTTTAGTTCAGCTCTTTTTTCAGCATATTTCTCGCATAGTTCAGCTCTTTTAACATCTCTAGCGATCATTGACTTCTTTGCCATTTATTCTTTACCCTCCTCACTATTACTTTTTGAAAGGCATTCCAAACGCCTTAAGTAAAGCTCTTCCTTCTTCATCATTTTTAGCAGAAGAAACGATAGTGATAGACATTCCTAAAAGTTTTTCAACTTTATCAAATTCGATTTCAGGGAATACTAATTGATCTCTTAATCCTAAAGAGTAGTTTCCTCTTCCGTCGAATGAGTTAGCTGAAATTCCTTCGAAGTCTCTTACTCTTGGAAGAACTACATTCACTAATCTATCTAGAAAATCGTACATTCTTTCTTTTCTTAAAGTAACTTTTGCTCCGATTGGCATTCCTTCTCTTAATTTGAATCCTGCTTCAGATTTCTTAGCTTTTCTTACTATTGGTTTTTGTCCAGTGATAATAGTTAGATCTCCCATAGCAGCATCTATTAATTTAGAGTTTTGAGTAGCTTCTCCAACTCCCATATTCACTATTATCTTTTCTAGCTTTGGACATTCCATAACGTTATTTATTCCTAATTCTTTCATTAAAGCTGGAGATATAACGTCGTTATATAATTTATGATATCTAGAAACGTATTTAGACACTTACGTTTTCCTCCCTTCTTATAGAACTTCTCCTGATACTTTTGAGTATCTTACTTTCTTACCATCTACCATTTTGTATCCAACTCTTGTTGGTTTTCCAGCTTTCTCATCGAATAACATTACTTTAGATGAGAATATAGCAGCTGGCTTGCTAACAACTCCACCTTGTGGGTTTATTGGAGTTGGCTTCATATGTTTAGTTACTATGTTTATTCCTTCAACTACAACTTTTCCTTTTTTAGGGAAAACTTTTACAACTTTACCTGTTTTACCTTTATCTTTACCAGATATTACATAAACCATATCTCCAGTTTTTACATGTAAAGTTTCTGGTATAAATTTAATTTTAGGTTTAGCCACGATATTAGCCTCCTCTCTCGATTATTAGATTACTTCTGGAGCTAGAGATAAAATCTTCATGAAGTTTTTAGCTCTTAACTCTCTTGCAACTGGTCCAAATATTCTTGTTGCTTTTGGCTCATTGTTGTTATTGATTATAACTCCTGCGTTATCATCAAATTTGATGTATGATCCATCTTCTCTTCTTAATTCTTTTTTAGTTCTAACTATTACAGCCTTAACTACGTCACCTTTTTTAACGTTTCCA from Candidatus Fusobacterium pullicola includes:
- the rpsE gene encoding 30S ribosomal protein S5; its protein translation is MSKLANREEKQYQEKLLKISRVSKTTKGGRTISFSVLAAVGDGEGRVGLGLGKANGVPDAIRKALSSAKKNLVDVSLKGSTIPHEIEGKWGATTLWMAPAYEGTGVIAGSATREILELVGVHDILTKIKGSRNKHNVARATIEALKSLRTAEQIAALRGKEVKDILS
- the rpmD gene encoding 50S ribosomal protein L30; its protein translation is MVKLRIELVKSIIGRKPNHIATVKSLGLKKMNDVVEHVETPELKGKLAQVSYLLKVEEVQA
- the rpmJ gene encoding 50S ribosomal protein L36 — its product is MKVRVSVKPICDKCKVIKRHGKVRVICENPKHKQVQG
- a CDS encoding DNA-directed RNA polymerase subunit alpha; translated protein: MLKIEKHARGINITEVKENEFKGQYIVEPLYRGYGHTVGNALRRVLLSSIPGAAIKGVRINGVLSEFSVMEGIKEAVTEIILNVKEIVVKAETSGERKMTLSVKGPKTVTAADIIPDVGIEIVNPEQVICTITTDRELDMEFLVDTGEGFVVSEDIERKDWPVDYIAVDAIYTPIKKVSYTIQDTMVGRMTDFDKLTLEIETDGSIEIRDALSYAVELLKLHFDPLLELGNKMENLRAEVEDEEEDSTTHSKDDNILNTKIEELDLTVRSFNCLKKAGIEEVSQLAKLSLNELLKIKNLGRKSLDEILEKMKELGYDLTQNGSPE
- the infA gene encoding translation initiation factor IF-1, which gives rise to MSKKDVIELEGTILEALPNAMFKVELENGHTILGHISGKMRMNYIKILPGDVVTVQISPYDLSRGRIVYRKKN
- the secY gene encoding preprotein translocase subunit SecY, whose amino-acid sequence is MTLMEKFNMKLSSIMKIPELRERIVFTLLMFLVARVGTYIPAPGVDVDRLATMTAQSDILGYINMFSGGAFKRVSIFALGIVPYINSSIVFSLLAVIIPKIEEIQKEGESGRNKITQWTRYLTIGIAIIQAFGVCMWLQSVGLVTTPGTMFFLTTIVTLTAGTVFLMWIGEQISVKGIGNGVSLLIFLNVISGGPSNVVQTIQSMRGSKFLIPVLLLIALAGVLVVAGIVIFQLGQRKIPIHYVGKGFNGRGGMGQNSYIPLKLNSAGVMPVIFASVVMMIPSAIVNAIPSEYTIKTTLAMVFSQGHPVYMLIYAAVIIFFSFFYTAIVFDPEKVADNLKQGGGTIPGIRPGTETVEYLEGVVTRITWGGAFFLAAISILPYAIFTSLGLPVFFGGTGIIIVVGVAIDTVQQINAHLVMREYKGFI
- a CDS encoding cold-shock protein, with the translated sequence MKGTVKWFNEEKGFGFITGEDGKDVFAHFSQINQKGFKTLKENEEVEFQVTKGVKGMQAENIIVK
- the rplQ gene encoding 50S ribosomal protein L17; the protein is MNHNKSYRKLGRRADHRKAMLKNLTISLLSAEKIETTVTRAKELRKFAERMITLGKKNTLASRRNAFAFLRNEEVVAKLFNEIAPKYAERNGGYTRIIKTTVRKGDSAEMAIIELV
- the rpsN gene encoding 30S ribosomal protein S14, producing MAKKSMIARDVKRAELCEKYAEKRAELKKRVAEGDMEAMFELNKLPKDSSVVRKRNRCQLDGRPRGFMREFGISRVKFRQLAGAGVIPGVKKSSW
- a CDS encoding adenylate kinase; translation: MNIMLFGAPGAGKGTQAKFLIEKYGIPQISTGDILRAAIKEGTPMGLEAKKFMDEGKLVPDSTIIGIIRDRLSQEDCKKGFILDGFPRTLAQAEALEVLMKEMGIALDKVISLNVPDELIVGRVTGRKVCPACGASFHVEFNPPKVEGKCDYCGTELITRKDDNAETVTKRLGEYHSQTAPLFDFYKSKNLLVEIDGTKEVDVITQEIFAILG
- the rplO gene encoding 50S ribosomal protein L15, with the translated sequence MKLNELMPSVPRKARKRVGRGESSGLGKTSGKGSNGQKSRAGGGVKPYFEGGQMPIYRRVPKRGFSNALFKKEYAIITLDLLNRFEDGAEVTPEILFETGLVRKMMDGIKVLGNGTLDKKLTVKAHKVSASAKAAIEAKGGVVEIIEVKTFADVAKNNK
- the rpsD gene encoding 30S ribosomal protein S4 produces the protein MARNRQPVLKKCRALGIDPVVLGVNKSSKRGPRPNANKKPTEYAVQLREKQKAKFIYNVMEKQFRKIYEEAARKLGVTGLTLIEYLERRLENVVYRLGFAKTRRQARQIVSHGHVAVNGRRVNIASYRVKVGDVISIIENSKNLDIIKTSVEDATVPAWLELDRAAFSGKVLQNPTKDDLDFDLNESLIVEFYSR
- the map gene encoding type I methionyl aminopeptidase, whose amino-acid sequence is MTLIKTLDQIKEIKKSNQIIARLYNDILPKYIKPGVTTYELDKIVEDYIRSQGAIPGCIGVPGPYGAFPAATCISVNEEVVHGVPNGRVLQDGDIVSIDTVTVLNGYYGDSAITFPVGNIDEESKKLLEVTEKSRAIGIEMAVVGNRLGDIGHAIQQYVEKNGFSVVRDYAGHGVGLSMHEEPMVPNFGKKGRGFKIENGMVLAIEPMVNVGSYKLNMKDDGWTVVTKDGKRSAHFEHSIAIIDGKAVILSELD
- the rplR gene encoding 50S ribosomal protein L18 — encoded protein: MFKKVDRQAVRTRKHLSIRNKISGTADRPRLSVYRSNNNIFAQLIDDVNGVTLVSASTIDKALKANIANGGNVEAAKTVGKALAERAAAKGITNIVFDRSGYKYTGRVAALAEAAREAGLSF
- a CDS encoding fructose PTS transporter subunit IIA, whose protein sequence is MKIVEKLVVLSNEENLSKDEVIKLLATKLLEAGYLNDYEEYLNSVYKREEIAATTVGYGIGLPHGKGACVKESVVAFMRVKNPVLWNLQENEKVKVIFMLAVSEKDGQVLHNDTLVELSKKILNEKFREKIETSNNIEEIVQLINS
- the rpsM gene encoding 30S ribosomal protein S13 — translated: MARIAGVDIPRNKRVEIALTYIYGIGKPTSQKVLTEAGINFDTRVKDLTEEEVNKIRAIVETIKVEGDLRKEVRLSIKRLMDIKCYRGLRHKMNLPVRGQSSKTNARTVKGPKKPIKK
- the rplF gene encoding 50S ribosomal protein L6 translates to MSRVGKKPIIVPSGVEVTINGNVVTVKGPKGTLTREFNSELTIKKEENEIVIERPNDLPAVRAIHGTTRALINNMIVGVSQGFRKTLNLVGVGYRAAAKGKGLELALGYSHPVVIDEVAGITFTVEKNTTIHIDGIEKDVVGQVAADIRAKRAPEPYKGKGVKYSDEVVRRKEGKKS
- the rpsH gene encoding 30S ribosomal protein S8 gives rise to the protein MYLTDPIADMLTRIRNANAVMHEKVDVPHSNLKDRLAEILKEEGYIANYKVVTDGNKKNIRVYLKYDGKERVIKGIKRISKPGRRVYSSVEDMPRVLSGLGIAIVSTSKGIVTDRVARRENVGGEILAFVW
- the rpsK gene encoding 30S ribosomal protein S11 codes for the protein MAKKKVAKIKKKVKNIPNGVAHIHSTFNNTIVAITDAEGKVVSWKSGGTSGFKGTKKGTPFAAQIAAEQAANIAMENGMKKVEVRVKGPGSGREACIRSLQAAGLEVTKITDVTPIPHNGCRPPKRRRV